In the genome of Onychostoma macrolepis isolate SWU-2019 chromosome 10, ASM1243209v1, whole genome shotgun sequence, the window ATTGAAAGAGTAGGCGGTGATAAACTCCGCCCCTTTGAATGTGACTGACAAACATTCTATTCAATCACAGCACTGCATACACACAGCTACACCAATCAGAGAAGGCCAGTAGCTCATAGCGTCAACAAAGCTTGGCTGAGCCGTAGGTTCGTTCTCGCCCGGTTGTCTTGTTAGAGGACGTTGGAGTCACAATCAGGAGGGGCTCTATagcaaatattaattttaaaacagtaGCCACCTACAGAGAATCGAGCCAGCATGTTCTCCCGCATCGCTAGACCAACAGCCACCCTCGTCCGGGGCTTGTCCACCTCCTCACAGGTaaaatatcatatttgtgaACATGCGAGTGTGCTAACGTTAGCCTCCGTGATTTGTAGTAGTATGTGATGACGTTATTATATCAAACTGAGATTAATACTCGGTGTACTTGTTTTCTTATACTCATTCGTGTTTCTTAATTAGCCATAGACTACAATAGTATAATTGAAACCAAGTTAAGTAAACCTGCATCCAGGTAACCTAGAAGTTACCTTGCTTGACATTTAGCCACCACATTGACAGTTAGGTGTTGCAACTTGAAACCTAATTCATTTCTTAGTCATATGGTCTTCATTTTTATGGAAGTCGCAAGGATCACTCCGTATTCCCCATGAGGCTGTTGAAATTCTGTTATCTGACATGAGATGGTTTTCAGTCGACCTTGCCAACTCGTTTAGTCTGTCTTTGTAGGATCAGTCTGGTTAGAGGAGGTATCATTTTGACTCACGTCCACCTTTGAAAGGTCATTACTGTAATCAGCTAACGTTACTTGGCTCACTGTTGCGCGGTCAATACAGCAAAATGTCTTGATCTGTAATGACAGATCCGGCTTAATGCAGCTTTTGTGTTGTAAACTGCAAGGCCCTGGGAAAAAGCAAAAGTGCTACAGAGATGCTGTCAGTTGTGCCATCTTATTTGTGTTATAAGgcttatacttttatttttatacagcaGGGTAAACCGTTCTTGGgaccacaaaaaaaattaaaacggtgaaaataaatattgttgaaAAAGATTGAACTAAATAAGCAAATATAAAACGTTTAGTTAGtgaataaatagtaaaatagtTGCTTTATATGAAGAAACAATGAGTCTTAACAGTACAGTACTATAGTGAGTACgataaaaaatgaatgtaaCAGAAACTAGATATTTTGcaagtaatattttatatatatatatatatatatatatatatatatatatatatatatatatatatatataaacattttcacAGTATGCATTGAAtgtttatacattaaaatatagaGCTGCCTTTCAAATATTAGTATGGTTTCCTTCTCGTGTGTGGTCATATttaaaagataatttttttataaaacaatttgTTTGACATTCTTTTTTAACATAATGCAATGCATGCAGTTCAACTGCCATTTGTGTAAAACTAATTAATTAGTTTGTTTGCTTGCTctaaacacagtaaaaaaaagaagtctGTATGGCATATGAATGTCTAAACCATTTACAGAGTTCTAAATCACTTAAACTCTGTGATAGTAAAAATTACCGCTGGCTTTTTTCCAGACTTAAAAGGTCCCAAGGTCaagatacaaaaaatatatatgttgatGTGACCTACGTGTGTAAACGCTTAGAGACACGCACacaatttttaacatttgcattcagtggttgttctatattttgatttaatcaCTTTTTAACAATCGGATTATGATTAATGATCCctctttaatgtatttaatgcaCACAACAATACAAAGCGGTAAATTTATTGGCCTGTGGAATCAAAGGGCACTTTAATGATAAGAGTAAGGTAGATCAGCATATATTGTGACACATTGCAATTTTTTTCTCCTTGCAGCACAATGCGAGAGTAGCTGTCTTGGGTGCCTCAGGTGGCATCGGGCAGCCCCTGTCTCTCCTGCTGAAGAACAGCCCTTTAGTGAGCGAGCTTTCGCTCTACGATATTGCTCACACTCCTGGAGTGGCTGCTGACCTCAGTCACATTGAGACCAGAGCCACTGTCACAGGTACAGAGATGGTTTCAGATCCTCAAACCCCTTAGGTTCGGGTTAGTcatttttgagtttttattAGTTGAAGGGAAATCATATTTGCTACTTAAAAGTTGGCATGCAATTAAAATTCACCCTATCTGTTTTCTAAATCCATCTTTTTGATACCCTTGAAATATTTTGAAGCCTGTAGtttgtaattaaaattaaaactatgaAACAGCAGACTTCTCTCTGGTCATGTATGCCAGACTTCAATCATTTAGTTAACTTAAACCTTGCCAGTTTCTTACAATCAAACTtgcattcagatctgcctccatccaatcaaTGGAGGCAGATCTGGAACAAGTCTcccacctgtttttttttttcctcccaaaAATCCCTTTCACTTGGATGTAATTCACAATGCAGAGGGAAAAAAATTTCTTCTGCTTTCATGTCATTGTGACTTTGAATATACCTGCTATAGCGTTCACTGTCTTGCATTGCAGGATATATGGGAGCAGATCAGTTGGGTGCTGCACTGAAAGGTTGTGAAGTTGTTGTCATCCCTGCTGGTGTCCCAAGGAAGCCTGGTGGGTATATTTTACCTCtgctttatatttaaatgcatttaaagtcCGCATGGAATGGCATTTGTAACCCATTTTATTTGTGGATATGTGCAATATGTGAAATGTTGATTGGCTTAAACATACAAGGGCTCGGTAATGTAAATGGGCTCAATTATAAATCAAAAATTTATAGAAACCCACCAGGTTTTCTCAAGATTATGCTTTTGGTCCTTTTTCTAGGTATGACCCGTGATGATCTGTTTAACACCAATGCCACCATTGTGGCCACATTAGCTGATGCTTGTGCCCGTCACTGTCCTCAGGCCATGATCTGCATCATTTCAAACCCAGTAAGTATAAGGTCTCAGGAGCCTTGCATTGCTGAGAAAATACTTTATACCTGCTCAAAGGTCACAATGGTTTATAGCACTATACATATCTGTAAGATAATTAGCACTATACATGTCTGTAAGATTCTGTATTGAACTTTAATACTGTGAATTTCAGGTGAACTCCACCATCCCGATCACATCAGAGGTGATGAAGAAACATGGCGTCTACAACCCCAACAAAGTCTTTGGTGTCACAACACTGGATATTGTCAGAGCAAACACTTTTGTTGCTGAGCTCAAAGTGAGTTCTATAAATTCAAGATTGATAGAAGAGGAACTGATTTTTAAGTGCAGGTTTATTTAATGTCATCACCAGAAAACATATTTGCACAGTCAGTTCATTGCCACCATTGCTGCACTATTTCCAGGGCCTTGATCCCGCCAGAGTCAATGTGCCCGTTGTCGGAGGTCATGCAGGAAAGACCATCATTCCTCTCATTTCACAGGTAATGAAAACCTGTATTACTACCTAAGTTATAATTCATTCAATAAGCATATGAACAGTGTTAGGCCACAATACCTAGCAAGACAAGCTGTGGCAGGATCATTTGTAGGTTGTTGGTGGTTTTACCCTGTGGCATTGCACTGCATAATCCTATAAAGTCTCATTGGTCCAAAATCCAGTACCATGAACATCAAATAactgattggctgtgattgcTTTTGGACAGattttaactttattatttattatttaattttgtgttgttttcagtGCACTCCCAAGGTTGAGTTCCCTGCAGATCAGCTGTCTGCTCTGGCAGGCAGGATCCAGGAAGCAGGAACTGAGGTTGTGAAGGCTAAAGCCGGTGCAGGTGAGAACTGAAGTTTTATTATGATGTATGACTGCttgcttgtgtgtttttgttttttgagtaaGTACTCCTGAAgtttgtttccttttgttgCAGGCATTTTTATGGTGCAGATGCTCTCTTTAGTGAAGTAAAATACCATTGAGAAGATCTGGAATATGAATTCATATGTGTAAATTGAATGTCTTTGTTCATAGGCTCTGCCACTCTGTCAATGGCCTATGCTGGAGCCAGGTTCACATTCTCCCTTCTCGACGCTATGAATGGAAAAGAGGGCGTTGTTGAATGTGCATTTGTGAGATCTGAGGAGACAGAATGCAAATACTTCTCTACACCTCTCCTGCTCGGGGTAAATCTAGCTAGACCCTCTTTAGATGCTACTTCACCTTATTTTCAGATCATACAAGGTCAAAGTAACACTATAAACTGGTAAAATAGACTAggctttatttgtttgttttaatgaactctttttatttttttatttaatttttaattttctctcttttctcagAAAAACGGCATTGAAAAGAACCTTGGTCTTGGCAAGCTCTCTGCGTTTGAGGAGAAGCTGGTAGctgaagccttggatgaactgAAGGGCTCCATCAAGAAGGGAGAAGATTTTGTTTCAAAAATGAAGTGATCTGTGCTTGTGGCACACTAcctgtaaaatgtcattttatttataaagcagagTCGTTGTATGTCAACAAGGTTTcctaaaatgcattttcatcATGTTCAAAGACACAGACAGTCTTTGTACGATTAAAACAGTCAAATCCACCCATCAATAAAATAGTCTGTTTACCAACTCTATACGTCTTTGCATTTTAGTTCACTCAATTTAATATATTGCTATTTTGATATGAGATCCTTTTATTGacttgtattttgttgtttttgataaTTAGGTGCAATTTGAGTGACTCATAAATCAATGTgaattaattttacataaacTGAAATGGCTTTTAGTAATCCTGCAGTCAGTGTGTGGggtttttgtggtttttaaACAAAGatccttattaaaatgattagcgatttaattatttaagtcACATTTGAAATGGACATTAAATTTTCTATTGGtttgtgttatttattcataaactATATATGATAGCTGCAAATCTACTCCTTAGTTGTATCATTTGAGAATGGGGTACTGCATGCATGAAAGATTTGAAAGGATTTTTTCCACCTAAAATATTTTGCAACCATAACCAgctaacattttaaaaacatctgaaatgtataaatatccagttttatgtttttaatattttcacattttccaATTACAGTAGCATAAGCCTTAgaagaaatttaaaaacaaaacagaaaaatacttTTGAAATATGCAGATtactaaatatataattattttattgttcatattttaaaacatttaatgggTTAGGTCACGTCATCCCAAATTACCCTCCATTTTACTGGCATAAGACGTAAACTATAGTGCCAACAAGTTAGATCAATCAAAACAGGctgatttttatgtattttgtacaAAACATGCCCAAGCTGAAGAAATACGTTTCTAAATTCTTGTCTCTCGTTGACTTATTTGCATAAGGCTTGCTCATTTGCATACGTGTGGAACGTCCCAAGTACTCCAGAGTGCAAGCTGGACGATTGGGGCGGGGCGACACGTTTTGCTCCGCCCACCCCCAATTCCATTGGTTTATAAAACGGCAAATCTTATTGGTGTAGACCCGAGCATGCGCATTCCTTTGTGTacgattttgtatttaatttggccatattacagaaatattatatGCTAACTCTAGAATCATAGGCCTATCTTAATTATTATCTGTTTAGTAATCATGGTAATTTTAGTCAGATGAAGTCattgtttacaaataaactcttgATGAAAGCACCTCCGGATTCTTCAGCTGAATAGCGCTTCATTCATATTTTCTTGAGGATCGGCAGGCCGCGGATCAGCACTAAATTGGGATTTTATACGCAAATTCTGATAATTTACTGTACGCTATTTTAGAGATGGACAAACACGAACATAAGAGGCTCATTTTACGTTTTAACGCGCAaccgttttttgttgtttaaagagaTGAGTTATAGCCAAAGTTGCTCAATTAAGGCGTCGCAAACTTGTAGGTTATAaagtgctaataaaatgttttcatggcaagctcaatgtttccttgtttatatcttaataaaatatttgagcctatattgattctcttacagtttttaaaggttcctatcttatagtaaataagtgacatcagatattaaaaatccaaCTATTTATGTATCCACaccctcattgtgtgtgtgtgtgtgtgtgtgtgtgtgtgtgtgtgttctaatCCATGTGGGATGAATTTAGATTCAGTTATTAACACTCGATCATTGTACCCATATAGACCTGCATAACTATCGAATATTAAATCACTCAGAGCTGTAAATCTGTGCAATAGGTAGAGcacttttaatgagtaaaaGAGACTTTCTCCGtgattaatatttgtatttatttattgaagacTATAATAACTAGGCctactaaaaatctaaaatcagtAGGCCTAATATAGTACAGTGATTCCTGGTTCTTTTTAAAGGATTGAGCCATAAGACtagtaatttaatttgtgcatatagcctatataaaatataaataaaaatgttggagagaaaattaacatttattgcttaaatacgcactaaagcacattaataataatattttctgtaggtcagatttaataacagctgttttagtaaacaaaaacatttaaaataggcctataggctatgcaaaaaaaaaaaaataataataaaaaatttatatatatatatatatatatatatatatatatatatatatattgtttcagCAAGGTTTTTATTCCCATTATCCACTCATAAAACCACAGTTCACGCTGATGGACTATTTGGTACTATTGTCTTATTTGTCACCGcagttgttctttaaaataaaaccatttgcgGGTTTGTCCTATGTCTACATTGAACTATCATCATATCCTAAATTTTTATCCACCGATcccaaaataaagaatataggctacatataaatatacattatacaaaacagctaaatctcaaacagtggatcatttTTATCAACATAGCCCAGCTAAAACTGCTCAATGTTTAAGTACAATGCTTCGTGTACAGTGAAAAGCATAGGTAGGACTATATCATGGTCacgaattaagaatttgttccccaGATTTAATTCGTGAGCCGCTCATATTACACAGCTCTGTTCTGCCCAAAGTACTCGGAGATGCCGCCACCAAGCGTTTGACAGGAACTTAATCCAAAATCTCTTTAaaacaagtcatgtcactcggtgGCCATCTTTAaaacgcctctcgggcatgcaagtgtagctcctatctctttgaatggggaaacatcaagttctccaaaactgttcactaagcttacgattaaatttcatatttaaaatcaccaaagaaatctgtcaacaactgtatcataaatgttgtttcatttgctcaaatagcattataaaaagcttatttttcaggctagatcagccagtgcgcatgcgcagtcctcAGCGCACGTCTCAGagcgctgactgtttctatagcaaccgggacttctaactgcagctgcagtgacgcgctgactttaccaattagcgattggctctttcattcagaaggcggggcttcctgcaTTTGAGCGGCCATgttgagcgttgcatttttccccattcaaaactatctagcttaatctaactaattcgtcataggttttaaaaaaaacacatttgttaatTGATTCTAACTAAAATCGCTGTTGTTAGCATTTAATATGTCTGTAGTACATCCAAACAGAGTAGATCAATCATAAAAACGTATATAAAAGAATGCTCATGCGCAAACGTCTACACATACAGTCTATGATCTACACCAATAAGCTCTACTGTATTAtaaaccaatgaaattgaaggTGGGCGGAGCGTCACGTGTCGCCCCACCTTAATGTGTCGCCCCGCCCCATCGTCCAGGGTGCACTCTGGGGCTACTCGAACTTCCTGCCACCAATCAATCAGCACAGGCGGTTTGTACGAAAACATCGTCTCCGCATCCACCACCGTACTAATTAGCCACATTTACCGTTTCCATGACTTTACTGTGCCAGTAAATTAGCAACTAATTACACAAAACATTCCGAATTTAGACAAAAGTGTTTTTGGTGTACAGACCGTCGAATAATGGCTGGTTTAACAGAGAAGCGTTTGCGCGTGGTGGCGATCATTCACGCGCTCAAAGCTGTCGGTATCCGCGTGAAAAACTGGAAGAATTTTCTAAATGGAGATTCAAACGGTGACCAAACTTTTATTCAGGTAAAGAAAAAAACGTATGAAACTCCATGCCtttatttattgcttaaatATATAGTGTCATTGACATATGTTGAATCTGTCTCTCAGGAGAGCGCGTTACAACGCTTTGCTTTTGGACGTGACCTGCGCTTGCTCCCTCAACACGAACTGTCTGACATGGGCGGTACAGTACCTCAGTATGTGTAACaacttattgtttttgtttaaataatcaaaagtaAATATGATTTTCACGTGTGAATCATGACAGTGGTTGGCAGAAACCTGTGTTTTGTATGTGTCTGATGTGCTGGTTTTCAGGTTCCTGGTGGAGGCCTGTGGGTACCTGTCACAACATCTGGATACAGAGGGTCTTTTCAGGAAGACTGGTTCCCTGAGTCGTATTCGGGCTCTAAGGGTAAATTCCTTCAAATATGTCATGTAAAAATGGCTTTAACAAGACTTATTCATACTGCTGAAGTAGTTACTgcatgttaaatatatatttacagtgatttattgttttaaaggaTGCCCACCTTTTCATTCAGGTGCATGTTTTGACCTTTACATGTGCACATTTTTTTAGTTCCAGTAACTCTACTATAGTTTTACTCTGCTGGtcaaagtttggaataattaagattgtttaaaatgtttttgaaagaagtctcttgtgtTTAcacaggctgcatttatttgatcaaaaatagttaaaacggtaatattgtgattttttttttttttttatttatttttttaatttttttattattcatttatttttttaaattaacactttttattcagcaaagatgcattaagttgatcaaaagtgacagtataatgttaatttcaaatgaatgctgttctgttgatcaaagaatcctgaaaaaatgtatctgttccacaacaatattaagcagcaaaaactgttttcaatattgataatattaagaatCATTATtaactgagcaccaataataattgtaattgatcaccaaatcagcattagaatgatttctgaaggatcatgtgacactgaagactgaagaaaTGGCTTCTAAATAATTCTGTTTTgctatcacagaaataaatgccattttaaaatggaaaacagttgtAACGCCAAGTGCCTCTATTTCATAGGCAGACCTGGAGCAGGGAAAGCCCGTCTTTCTTCCCCCACATGCATCCCTCCTGCAGCCCTGTGATGTTGCCTCTCTCATCAAGCAATTCCTACGTGAACTGGCATCTCCTCTCATCCCTACGGACCTCCAGATCCCTCTGATTCAGGCCCAGGGACTTGAGATGACACATGACCAGGAGGGAGCGAGAAGCAGAACAACACTGCTCATAACAGCTCTGTTTCCTTCATCCCACGCTCGGGCACTCAGATACCTCTGCACCTTTCTTCGTCAAGTTGCAGAGAGgttttacatttgattagagTTTGAAAATATgcagcttgttttttttaagtcttttatATACCTCTTGGATTTAGGCACATGTTAAAGGAACATTCTCTTATTTTTCTGTAATCTTTATGCTTTATTCAAATTGATTATGTGTGTATATCCAACAGATGCTTTACATAGACATGCAGACAATGCACAAGCTCATTCTTGAAGGTCAGTAAAGAtttagcactttttttttttctcatgttcATGTCTTTGAACAGATGCAGTGAAAATAGAATGGATGCTACCAGTCTGGCAGTTGTTATTGCTCCTAACCTGCTTCAGTCTCCAGCACCACCTTGCAAACTCACTCTGGACACAGAGAAACATTTAGACCAGCAGACATCAGTGATCAAATCACTTATTCTTCATGCAGATCGTATTGGTAAAGATGTGAGATTTGTATGAATAATTGGTTAACCGGCCATTTGCTGGTTTTagcataattttattttgtgtaaactgAACTTGTGCATGAACTTTGTATATCAGGTGTTGTTCCATCGTGTGTGCTGGAGGCATCAAAAGCAACAGTGAGAACTGAGACGCCCTCTCCTGCAGGTGGCGCTATGTTTAGTAAGAGGACAGGACTCAGTGTTTACAGAAGTCTGAGAAGACAGAGGCGGCGAAGTGTTGGTGGTGAGATTTTGATGATAAATACATGGTGTCATCCTtgattttaatcatattttaatactaatttatataaaaattctatttatcatagaatcctgaaaaaagtataacACGCAGAatattaaaggtgcagtagtagatcttggaaaatgctaactttagcctaatagcactgaaagcgaatgTCCCACCCTCCCGGCAATCGCTGTCCAAAGCCACACCCCCTGAACGCATACGCTCATTACTACATCAgcggttcccaattccagtcctcgtgCCCCCCGACCTCACCTCacctttcatatttcatatgaaTCTATTACATTTCATATTTATCTATTATCACGTGCAACGTTTGATCTATTCAACCGTAAGTGCACTGCAAAGTAGACATGTGCGAGACGTAAatttaaatggtatttatttacatatattaccatattgtcccgaatataagacgaccctgattataagacgacccccctttttccagatgtacctgttggaaaaaaggctttttgaaaaccaaatttatttatttatttatgtattttacatgacagtcacgactcctgtaagcttttctttttcatttgttttcattcgcaatctttacaacacacattacattacatatttcatggcacactcgttttatgcgtttttggcgccacctattgttgtgggtgtattattgacatgtcaaagtctagaccctgaatataagacgaccgcgttttttcagatgtatttccaaggaaaaaacatcgtcttatattcaggtcaaTACGGTATGTCACACGTCTCTAGTAAGATTTGTCTGCGTGTGAAGACGCTGCGCAAATCCGAgaatgaatgttccgaagtgaacTAAACTTTAATGGATTTCCCCTGCTTAGGGAGTAGGGAGCAAAGAGCACTGTGTAGGGAGAatgtcaatcggaacacagttcatgcacggagctctcttctaatgagctggttagaaagttaaaagttactggttaaaagtactacaataccaggaaggaagatcgggttgttgatgtttgtctgccattctcgctctgtctgcaCAGTGTGCGTGATTGCGCTGACGACGTATCCTGTCTGTGCGAACCAGGtgcgttgacaggcaggtaggagaGACAATTAAACCTTTTGGACCGAGcattttgattggacgaacatttcttggtcctaggccttccacagaatatataaataccgataaatacatttagaccacttaacttaatgattgctatcaggatgtgaagagactttcaaccagcataacaaaaaatgtttccgaagacaatcacctactgcacctttaagcagcacaactgttttctaaaTTTAACGATgtaaaaatgttgccttgttCTCAggatatgtatgtgtgtgtgtgtgtatatttttaatatatatatatatgagaattTATTTATCTCAAAATGCTGTTTCAGAAATATTCGTAGATGCTTTTTCCAAACTGAAGCCATGTCGTACTCCCACTGGACCACCGATAGTCTTAGATGTCACACCAGGTGAGCCACTATATTTTTGCATGGCAAGTGCCTTCATATAAATTAGTATCTCTTTATCAAAAATACTTTTGATCTCTGCAGTGACTCCTCTCTCAAAAAGCCCCACCCCTCAATCACCAGTTACAGTCAAACGCAAAGCAACTGAGGAATCACTTCCTGAACTTGAAGGATCTGCAAGGAAAAGGTCATTTGTGACTTGCCTGATGTCAATATTGTCTGGTTGTAAGATGACTTCATAGACTGCTTGCAGATAatgtattgtgtgtttattattgtGCAGGCGGTCTCTGCATGACCTAAGAGAGGACACACCGACAACCATCACCCAGCCAGAGGGTCAGTCTATTTATGTGTGGATTTTAACAGCTCATCTCGTGATTGTTGAAGAATATTAACACAAAAAAGTTGCTTTGCAAAATCTGCTAGAATGTGAAAGCAGTCATAGTACCCTGGAAGAAAAGTGTAGAAAAGAAGATTCCATT includes:
- the mdh2 gene encoding malate dehydrogenase, mitochondrial; its protein translation is MFSRIARPTATLVRGLSTSSQHNARVAVLGASGGIGQPLSLLLKNSPLVSELSLYDIAHTPGVAADLSHIETRATVTGYMGADQLGAALKGCEVVVIPAGVPRKPGMTRDDLFNTNATIVATLADACARHCPQAMICIISNPVNSTIPITSEVMKKHGVYNPNKVFGVTTLDIVRANTFVAELKGLDPARVNVPVVGGHAGKTIIPLISQCTPKVEFPADQLSALAGRIQEAGTEVVKAKAGAGSATLSMAYAGARFTFSLLDAMNGKEGVVECAFVRSEETECKYFSTPLLLGKNGIEKNLGLGKLSAFEEKLVAEALDELKGSIKKGEDFVSKMK